From the uncultured Flavobacterium sp. genome, the window CAGATCAGGCAGCCGTTAACGTACAAAACAGAGTTGCTCAGGCAACAAGTCAATTGCCTGCAGAGGTTGTGCAACAAGGTGTAACCACTGCGAAACAACAAAACAGTTTTATCATGGCTATTGGTATGTATACTGATGATGAGTCAAAATACGATCAGACTTTTGTTGCCAATTATGCCCAAATCAATATTATTCCTGAAATCAAACGTATTCCGGGAGTTGGATCTGCCAGTATTTTTGGAGGTACAAAAGATTACTCAATGCGTGTTTGGCTGAATCCAACTCAAATGTCTACTTACAAAGTGACTCCAAACGAAATCATGAGCGCAATTCAGGATAAAAGTTTGGAAGCTGCTCCGGGTAAATTTGGAGAAAGAAGTACAGAAGTTTTTGAATACGTTATTAAATATAAAGGAAAATTAACCAAACCCGAAGAATATGAAAATATTGCTATACGTTCTAATACAGATGGCTCAGTACTTCGCTTAAAAGATGTTGCGAGAGTAGAACTTGGTTCTTATTCTTATAACAGTTTAACACGTTTAAATGGTAAAAAAGGAGTTGTTATTGGTATCATTCAGTTAGCAGGTTCTAACTCAAATGATATTCAGGTTGCCATTAACAAATTGATGGTGAAAGCCTCAAAAGATTTCCCTAAAGGAATAAAACACAACATTTTCTATAGTACTAAAGTTTCTCTGGATCAATCTATAGAACAAGTTGAGCATACTTTACTTGAAGCTTTTATTCTGGTATTTATCGTAGTATTTATATTCCTTCAGGATTTTAGATCAACATTAATCCCGGCTATTGCTGTACCTGTAGCAATTTTAGGAACGTTCTTCTTCATGCAGTTATTCGGATTTTCGATCAACCTTCTAACGCTTTTCGCATTAATTCTGGCGATTGGTATTGTGGTAGATGATGCAATTGTGGTCGTCGAAGCCGTGCATGCGAAAATGGAGCACAAACACTTGTCTCCAAAAATAGCAACACATGAAGCAATGCACGAAATAACGGGTGCTATTATCTCGATTACGCTGGTAATGGCTGCTGTATTCCTGCCGGTTGGTTTTATGGAAGGCTCTACAGGAGTTTTCTATCGTCAGTTTGCTTTTACGATGGCGATTGCAATTGTAATCTCAGCAGTAAATGCTTTAACTTTAAGTCCTGCACTTGCAGCATTATTCTTAAAAGACAATCACGGAACAAATCGTGATGCTGCTTATGAGAAAAAAGGATTTAAAGAAAAATTCTTTGCCGGATTCAATAACAGTTTCGATGCTTTAACCAATCGTTATGTAGGCGGACTAAGATTCTTAATTCGTAATAAATGGGTTAGTTTAGGCGGATTAGCTTTAATTGCCTTCGCAACAATTGTGATGGTTAAAACAACTCCTGCAGGATTTATCCCAACTGAAGATCAAGGTTTTATTGCGATTGCAGTAAATACGCCATCAGGAACATCTCTTGACGGAACTCAAAAAGTAATGACTCAGGCAGAAAATACTTTAAGAGGTTTAGATGCATCACGATTTGTAACCGCAATTTCTGGTTTCAACTTATTGACCAATTCTACAAGTCCATCTTCAGCAGTTGTTTTTGTATTGCTTAAGCCAAATGAAGAGCGTGGAGAAATCAAAGACATCAACAAAATTATGGCTGATGTTCAAGGAAAACTAGGTGCTATTACGGGCGGAAGTTTCTTCGTATTTAGTTTCCCAACCGTTCCGGGATTTAGTAACGTTGAAGCTTTAGATTTAGTTCTTCAGGATAAAACCGGAGGAAAACTGGATAAGTTTAGTGGAATTTCTCAAAGCTTCATTGGCGAATTGATGAAACGTCCGGAAATTGCAGTAGCATTTACCTCTTTCAAAGCCGATTATCCTCAATTGCAATTGGACATCAATGACGAAAAAGCAAATCAATTGGGTGTAAATGTAAAAGACATTTTACAAACCATGCAAACCTACTTTGGTAGTGCTCAGGCATCAGACTTTAATAGATTTGGTAAATATTACAGAGTCGTTGTTCAGGCTGATATTGCTGACAGAGCTGATCCATCATCAATTGACAGAGTTTTTGTAAAAAACAAAACTGGCGAAATGGTGCCAATAAATACTTTAGTAAAACTAAGCCGTATTTATGGTTCAGAAACCGCTTCGAGATACAATTTGTTTAATTCGATTTCGATTAATGCAATTCCAAAACCAGGATTTAGTTCCGGAGATGCCATTAAAGCAATTCAGGAAGTTGCAGCACAACAATTACCTGCGGGTTATGGTTTTGAATTTTCAGGACAAACTCGCGAAGAGATTTCTTCTGGAGGTCAGTCAGCAACGATTTTCTTACTGTGTTTGATATTCGTCTATTTCTTACTTGCTGCACAGTATGAAAGTTACATTTTGCCATTGGCCGTAATCTTATCAATTCCTGCAGGTATTTTTGGAGTATTTGTTGCCATCGGCTTGACCGGAATTGAAAACAACATTTATGTACAAGTTGCATTGGTAATGTTAATTGGACTGCTCGCCAAGAATGCAATTTTGATTGTCGAGTTTGCCGTCCAAAAACGAAAATCAGGTCAGGCATTAGTCAGAGCTTCAATAGATGCTGCCAAACTACGTTTAAGACCAATTATTATGACGTCACTAGCTTTTGTTGTGGGATTAATCCCGATGATGAGCGCCACAGGACCGTCAGCTCAAGGTAACCACTCTATTAGTATTGGTGCTGCGGGAGGTATGGTTTCAGGAGTAATTCTAGGGTTGTTAATCATCCCGGTTTTATTCATCGTATTCCAACATTTACAAGAAAAGGTTTCTGGAAAACCAGTAGCCGTAATTCATAACGAAGAAAAATAAAAATGGAAAACTATATAACGACAATCCTAATAGCCATTATTGCCGGCGTTGGATACATATCCTATAAAATCTCAAAAGATCTTGATAATAGAAAAGATACTTGTACAGAAATTTAATGACAAAACATAAAATGAAAAATTATATAACCAAAATCGTGATGATCGCTATTTTGATCACCACAATAATATCCTGTAAGGTTTCGAAGGATATTGAAACTCCAAAAGATGCAATTCCTGAAAATTTCAGGAGTGCATCGGTTTCAAAAGATACTACAAGTATCGCTGATGTGGAGTGGAAAAACTTCTATACCGAAAAAGATATTATTCAATTGATCGATAGCGCTGTTGCCAGAAACAATGATTTGCAGATTGCTGTTAAAAACATCGAAATTGCACAATACAGATTCACACAATCAAAATGGGGAAATGTTCCTCAGGTTAATTTAAATGTGAACGCCAGCACAAGCAATCCGTCAGACAATAGTTTTACAGGAAAAAATTTGAGTCAGGCTCTGGGCCAAAAGTATATTGATGACTATTCTGCCGGAGCAACACTTTCGTGGGAAGCTGATATTTGGGGAAAAATCAAAAATCAGAAAAAAGGAGCTTTTGCAAGTTACCTTCAATCAGAAGAAGTTAAAAAAGCGTTGCAAACTACTATTGTAGCTAATGTTTCTAAAGGATATTACAACCTGTTAATGTTGGATGCACAATTGGATGTTGCCAGACAAAATCTAAAATTAAACGATAGTACAACCAATATTATCAAATTAAAATATGATGCGGGGCAAACAACTTCATTGGCGATTCAACAATCTGAAGCACAGAAATTAGTTTCAGCGCAATTGATTCCGCAATTAGAACAAAATATTGCGATTCAGGAAAATGCTTTAAGCGTTTTGACAGGATCTTTTCCAAATTCAAAACAAAGAAGTATTCGTTTGTCCACTCTTGAAGTTAAAAACAACAACGCAATTGGAGTTCCGTCTTCATTAGTAAGCAGAAGACCAGATGTAAAAAGTGCCGAATTAGCGCTTAAAGTAGCCAATGCAAATGTAGGAATCACAAAAGCCGACTTGTATCCAACGCTTAGAATTACTGCTCAAGGCGGAGTAAATTCATTCGAAGCCAGTAATTGGTTCAATATTCCGGCTTCATTATTCGGAACTGTTGCAGGAGGTTTAACTCAGCCTTTATTGAACAATAAAAAGGTAAGAACGCAATATAATATTGCCCTTGCCGAAAGAGAAAAAGCAGTTTTAAGTTTCAGACAATCAGTTTTGGTTGCTGTTAGCGAAGTTTCTGACGCTTTAGTAAAAGTGGAGAAATTACAACAACAAGAATCATTTCTAAAAGAACGTGTAAAAACTTTGCAACAAGCCATTAAAAATGCCAATTTGTTATTCAAAAATGGTATGGCTGAATACCTGGAAGTTCTTTCTGCGCAAGCAAATTTATTGCAAAGCGAACTAGAATTGGCAAACATAAAAAGAGAGCAACTATCTGCCAATACTGATTTGTATCGTGCATTAGGCGGTGGTTGGAAATAATACCCGTTAATTATTTATTTTTTGAGATGAAAACGCTGTGAGACTTAGGTTTTGCAGCGTTTTTTTATGCTGTTGTTATGGTTATGGCACGCGGATGACACGGATTCGCTATCGCGAAAGCGCGGATTTTTGCTGATTTTTTATTTTTATAGAGCATGAATAGCACACGGATGACGCGGATTTGTATGGATCTGCACGGATTTTTTTATTGCTGTGTTTACTTACGTTGCGGGTCTTCGACTTCGCTCAGACTGACAAGATTGAGTATAATAAAATGAGGATAGATTTAGCAAGTGAGATTGCTTCGTTCCTCGCAAGGACACATAAGAAAAAAAATCCGTGACAATCCGCGCTTTCGCGATAGCGAATCCGTATCATCCGCGTGCCATTTAATCCGCATTATTTCTGTATTTTTGATAAGCAAAACTTCAATAAAATGTCAACCAACCACACCAAATATCTCAACGATTTAAAATTAAAATTCGAAAGCTACGCTCCTATTTCTGAGCAATCCTGGCAATTGATTAAAAACATCGCTGAATTTCATTCGATAAAAAAAGGAGAAATACTTTTAAGAAACGGACAAATTGCTAAAGAAATTCATTTTATAGCCAAAGGTGCTCTGCGAGCTTTTATTACCGATTCTACAGGGAATATTTATAATAAAAATATTTTTCTCGAAGGCGATTTCGCAGGTTCTAAAACTTCTTTACTCCAACAAACTCCTTCTGATTTTACTATAGAAGCACTTGAAGATTCTGTTTTGATCAATCTTAATTACAAAAAATACAGAGCATTAATTGATGAAAACAATGAGCTTAAAAACTATTATATTGCCTATCTGGAAAAGAATTGGGTAATTGAGAAAGAACAGCGCGAAATTTCATTGGTTATGGAAAATGCAACCGAAAGATATCTGCATCTTTTATCCAAACATCCTGACATTTCAGAAAGAATTCCGCTGCTTCATATTGCCTCACATTTAGGAATTACTCCAACGCAATTAAGCCGAATTAGAAAAACTCTCGAAAAAGATATGTAAATCAACATATGTAAAGGTTTCTCCTAAAAGCAAAAACTAACTTTGCCTTATATTCTCATAATTAATATCCAAATGAAAAATATAAACCTAATCGAAGACAACATAAATAATCTTACCGGTTTATGGAAAACCGTTGGTGCCCCTTTCCTATCCTATCATAAAAATGAAACTTTCGAATACTCTAAAATCGAAAATTCAGGCTGGCCCAATAAATTATGGCTTCGCAGAGATATTTCTAAAAAAGATTTGCCCGATATTATCAAAACCATGCAATCTAATTCAGGTTTGGCTTTGCCTTATTGGGATATATTCGGAACAAAATCTAATGAAATACTAGATGCCTACGGTTTCGAAATAAAAACGGAACAAGTGGCAATGGCATTAAAATTAGATCAAAAATTTACTTTACAGCATAATCTAAGTTTCAAAAGAGTTTCTAATGAACAGGATGCTAAAATTTGGGCAGATTTATATCCAAATGCTTTTGGTTACGTAATCAGCAAAGAAATCCTGATTCATAATCATAATGATGTTCACTTTTATCTGGTTTCTCTCGAAAATCAGCCAATTGGAACTTTTATGCTTTTTCAAACTCAAAACAATATCGGAATCCACGGCGTTGGCGTAATCCCGGAAATGCGCAGAAAAGGTCTTGCTGAAGAAATCATGAAATTTGCCCTTAATCTTTCTATAGATTTAAAAGCTGATTATGCTTTACTGCAAGCCTCTGCAATGGGAAAGGATATTTATACCAGATTGGGCTTTGAAGATTTGTTTGTGATTAAGAATTATGTTTTGAAGGCTTAATTATGGCACGCGGATGACGCGGATTCGCTTTCGCGAAAGCGCAGATTTAAGCGGATTTTACTATTTCCATTTTTTGTACTCGTATTTTTGTCCTTGCGAGGAACGAAGCAATCTCACTTGCTGAATCAGACAACTGGTTACATTTAGTAGTGAGATTGCTTCGTTCCTCGCAAGGACACACTTTGGGTTACTTTATCGTAAAAAAATCTAAAATCTTTCTTCTAAAATCTAAAGTCTACAAAAGTCTACAAATCCAAAATCCCCCAATCTTGTCCAAAATGCCCCTAAAATAGTCGTAAATAAGTATTCTATCAGAAAAATAAGATTAGTAAGTTTGTAATACATTAACTAATAACTATTTAAAAATTACAAATCATGAAGAAAGCAAAAATTATTTTCTGGATTACTACAATTATTATTTTCCTATTTGAAGGTGTAATGCCGGCGCTGTTTTCTCAAAGTCAGGAGGCTAAAGAGGGAATCAGACATTTAGGATATCCTGAATATTTTGGAAACGCCTTAGTCGTTTTTAAAATTCTGGGAGTTTTAATTTTAGTGATTCCATCAATTCCTAAAAACGTAAAAGAATGGGCTTATGCCGGATTTGGTTTCGATTTTATATTCGCATCAATAAGTTATTTTGTAATTAAAGGAGTTGGATTCGAAGCATTTTTTCCCTTAATCTTTTTAGTGATTCTGGCGATTTCTTATATATATTATCATAAAATTGAGCGATATAAAAATATCGCTCTATAAACTTTCAGCGTGATGATAGAAGTTTTTAAAACAAATGTTCAGGAAGTGGAGCAATCTAAAATGATTGTGGGGAAACTTCTTGAGCATTTTCCAAATAGCGCGATCAATTTTGATTTAGAAGATTGCGATAAAATTCTACGAATCAATGCTTCTTCTTTTTCAAATCAAAAAATAATAGAACTTCTCGATTCTTACGGTTACGAGTGCGAAGTGCTTTTATAATCTTTTTTTTAGAATACAATCTATTGATTATCAAAATTTTAAATTTTTTATTGTATTTTTGAAATACTACAAACTTCAAATCTTACAAAATGAATTTACCCGAAAATCATCAAAGTATTATGCCCTATTTAATTTTAAATGGTGCTTCAAATTTCATCGATTTTACCCAAAAAGTCTTCAATGCCAAAAAATTAGGTACAGAAGCTTCACGCGAAGACGGAACCATTATGCACGCCGAAATTATTCTTGACGGAAGTACCATTATGGTTGCTGATGAAACTAAAGACTGGACAAAACAAACCTCTAACTTGTTTGTTTATGTGCCTAATGCAGACGAAACTTATAAAAAAGCATTAGATCATGGTGCCACAAGTTTAATGGGATTAAGCAATCAGGAATATGGCAGAACCTGTGGGGTAACAGATCCTTTTGGAAATGTTTGGTGGATAACATCTGTTATCAAATAACGAATCCAATTTCTAAATCAAGAAAAAATGAGCGCAACAATTCAAAAAGATATAGTTGAAACATTTAAAAATCTAAATGGGATACTCTCTTCTTTTTCTGAAGAAGAAATAAATTCTGTGCCATTTAAAGGAAGTTGGACACCTGGTCAGGTCGTGCAGCATATAATCCTGGGAAACTCAGGATATCCCGAATTATTTGCCGGAAAAACACAAAAAACAATCCGAAAACATGACGAACATGTAAAAGAACTCGAGGCTATTTTTCTCAATTTCAATACTAAAATGGATGCGCCGGATTTCCTAAGACCTGAAATAAAAAACTACGATAAAAATTCGTTAACTTTATCGCTGCATCAAATAGAATCTGATTTGTTAAGTGCATCCAAAAACAATGATTTAACACTAACTTGTCTCGATTTTAATGTTCCGGGATTTGAAAATTTTACGATACATGAATGGATTAATTTCGCTCTTATTCATTCTCAAAGGCATACTAATCAACTACAAAAAATTCATCATTATATAACAACATTATAAATTATAAAAAATTATATAAATGACATCAAAATCAGGAACCATATTTTTGTCGGGGTTAATTGCCGGAACACTCGATATACTTGCTGCATTTTTTTTCTACGCTCTACTATTTCAAAAAACAACACCTATAAAAATTCTGCAATCTATTGCAAGCGGAATCTTTAAAAAGGAAGCCTACAGCGGCGGTTCGCAAATGGCATTATACGGATTATTATTGCACTACTTTATTGCTTTTATTTTTGCCTGGTTTTATTTTACAATTTATCCTTACTTCTCCTATATAAAAAAGAATACGCTGTTGTCCGGAATCTTTTATGGCATTTTTGTCTGGATTGCTATGAATCTGGTTGTTTTGCCAGTGGTATTTCCGGTATTGCCAGAAAAACATTTAGATTTTCCTTTAATTCTTTCGATCTTAATTCTGATTTTCTGCATCGGAATTCCAATTGCTTTTATAACTCGAAAATATTACTCTTTACACAGGTAGTTTTGTTTCAAGTTTTTTTTGTTTCAGGTTTCAGGTTTCAAACCGCCAGCAACTTGAAACCTGAAACCTGAAACAAAAAAACTTTTTCTAAAAACGTTAAATTTACATTTTAACAATCTATAAATCAAAATTTTAAACTAATTTTATAATTCCCTCTTTTCGTTCAAAATTCCCCATACAAATCTTTTTGGGCTAACTTTTTGATCGATTGGATTAATCGCCATTTTATTGCTTAAAGTAATTTTAGATAAAATTTCAGAGCCTATCAAAACCCATTATAAGCCAGCCCAATATATAATGAAAGGTATGGTTTATGAGATCTGCCATTTTTAATAACCTATTAGATTTATTACGGAGCCGCCGATAAAAAATGTCGTGGCTTTATTGAACTTTAACGACTTATTAAACGAAATAAAACGGCATCCCATGAAAACGATATCAAATAAATCAAAAATAGTTTTTCTATCTACATTTCCTCCAACTCAATGCGGAATAGCAACTTATACTCAGGATACAATCAAAGGAATTACTGATGTTTATGGTAAATCAATTACTTGCGAAATTTGTGAACTGGTTAATAAACCTAAAGAAAAACCAACGCAAGCTTATACTTTAAATACCAAAAATAAAGAGGAATATGCTCGTATTGCTGAAGAAATCAATAAAGATACTGCTGTAAAATTAGTTCACATTCAGCATGAGTTTGGTTT encodes:
- a CDS encoding efflux RND transporter permease subunit, yielding PPSVLVTAVYPGANAETVLRSVAPSLEESINGVENMTYMSSTASNDGSLAITVFFKLGTNADQAAVNVQNRVAQATSQLPAEVVQQGVTTAKQQNSFIMAIGMYTDDESKYDQTFVANYAQINIIPEIKRIPGVGSASIFGGTKDYSMRVWLNPTQMSTYKVTPNEIMSAIQDKSLEAAPGKFGERSTEVFEYVIKYKGKLTKPEEYENIAIRSNTDGSVLRLKDVARVELGSYSYNSLTRLNGKKGVVIGIIQLAGSNSNDIQVAINKLMVKASKDFPKGIKHNIFYSTKVSLDQSIEQVEHTLLEAFILVFIVVFIFLQDFRSTLIPAIAVPVAILGTFFFMQLFGFSINLLTLFALILAIGIVVDDAIVVVEAVHAKMEHKHLSPKIATHEAMHEITGAIISITLVMAAVFLPVGFMEGSTGVFYRQFAFTMAIAIVISAVNALTLSPALAALFLKDNHGTNRDAAYEKKGFKEKFFAGFNNSFDALTNRYVGGLRFLIRNKWVSLGGLALIAFATIVMVKTTPAGFIPTEDQGFIAIAVNTPSGTSLDGTQKVMTQAENTLRGLDASRFVTAISGFNLLTNSTSPSSAVVFVLLKPNEERGEIKDINKIMADVQGKLGAITGGSFFVFSFPTVPGFSNVEALDLVLQDKTGGKLDKFSGISQSFIGELMKRPEIAVAFTSFKADYPQLQLDINDEKANQLGVNVKDILQTMQTYFGSAQASDFNRFGKYYRVVVQADIADRADPSSIDRVFVKNKTGEMVPINTLVKLSRIYGSETASRYNLFNSISINAIPKPGFSSGDAIKAIQEVAAQQLPAGYGFEFSGQTREEISSGGQSATIFLLCLIFVYFLLAAQYESYILPLAVILSIPAGIFGVFVAIGLTGIENNIYVQVALVMLIGLLAKNAILIVEFAVQKRKSGQALVRASIDAAKLRLRPIIMTSLAFVVGLIPMMSATGPSAQGNHSISIGAAGGMVSGVILGLLIIPVLFIVFQHLQEKVSGKPVAVIHNEEK
- a CDS encoding TolC family protein, giving the protein MKNYITKIVMIAILITTIISCKVSKDIETPKDAIPENFRSASVSKDTTSIADVEWKNFYTEKDIIQLIDSAVARNNDLQIAVKNIEIAQYRFTQSKWGNVPQVNLNVNASTSNPSDNSFTGKNLSQALGQKYIDDYSAGATLSWEADIWGKIKNQKKGAFASYLQSEEVKKALQTTIVANVSKGYYNLLMLDAQLDVARQNLKLNDSTTNIIKLKYDAGQTTSLAIQQSEAQKLVSAQLIPQLEQNIAIQENALSVLTGSFPNSKQRSIRLSTLEVKNNNAIGVPSSLVSRRPDVKSAELALKVANANVGITKADLYPTLRITAQGGVNSFEASNWFNIPASLFGTVAGGLTQPLLNNKKVRTQYNIALAEREKAVLSFRQSVLVAVSEVSDALVKVEKLQQQESFLKERVKTLQQAIKNANLLFKNGMAEYLEVLSAQANLLQSELELANIKREQLSANTDLYRALGGGWK
- a CDS encoding Crp/Fnr family transcriptional regulator, whose protein sequence is MSTNHTKYLNDLKLKFESYAPISEQSWQLIKNIAEFHSIKKGEILLRNGQIAKEIHFIAKGALRAFITDSTGNIYNKNIFLEGDFAGSKTSLLQQTPSDFTIEALEDSVLINLNYKKYRALIDENNELKNYYIAYLEKNWVIEKEQREISLVMENATERYLHLLSKHPDISERIPLLHIASHLGITPTQLSRIRKTLEKDM
- a CDS encoding GNAT family N-acetyltransferase; protein product: MKNINLIEDNINNLTGLWKTVGAPFLSYHKNETFEYSKIENSGWPNKLWLRRDISKKDLPDIIKTMQSNSGLALPYWDIFGTKSNEILDAYGFEIKTEQVAMALKLDQKFTLQHNLSFKRVSNEQDAKIWADLYPNAFGYVISKEILIHNHNDVHFYLVSLENQPIGTFMLFQTQNNIGIHGVGVIPEMRRKGLAEEIMKFALNLSIDLKADYALLQASAMGKDIYTRLGFEDLFVIKNYVLKA
- a CDS encoding DoxX family protein; its protein translation is MKKAKIIFWITTIIIFLFEGVMPALFSQSQEAKEGIRHLGYPEYFGNALVVFKILGVLILVIPSIPKNVKEWAYAGFGFDFIFASISYFVIKGVGFEAFFPLIFLVILAISYIYYHKIERYKNIAL
- a CDS encoding VOC family protein, coding for MNLPENHQSIMPYLILNGASNFIDFTQKVFNAKKLGTEASREDGTIMHAEIILDGSTIMVADETKDWTKQTSNLFVYVPNADETYKKALDHGATSLMGLSNQEYGRTCGVTDPFGNVWWITSVIK
- a CDS encoding DinB family protein; amino-acid sequence: MSATIQKDIVETFKNLNGILSSFSEEEINSVPFKGSWTPGQVVQHIILGNSGYPELFAGKTQKTIRKHDEHVKELEAIFLNFNTKMDAPDFLRPEIKNYDKNSLTLSLHQIESDLLSASKNNDLTLTCLDFNVPGFENFTIHEWINFALIHSQRHTNQLQKIHHYITTL
- a CDS encoding DUF1440 domain-containing protein, with translation MTSKSGTIFLSGLIAGTLDILAAFFFYALLFQKTTPIKILQSIASGIFKKEAYSGGSQMALYGLLLHYFIAFIFAWFYFTIYPYFSYIKKNTLLSGIFYGIFVWIAMNLVVLPVVFPVLPEKHLDFPLILSILILIFCIGIPIAFITRKYYSLHR